One genomic region from Halorussus rarus encodes:
- a CDS encoding cation:proton antiporter domain-containing protein, with the protein MAAEGGASLVPIVAAIIGLGVGAQVLADRFQVPSVLFLILSGIVVGPEGLQLITPEAFGGALSAIVGLSVAIIVFEGAFHLTVEKLREAPSATLKLVTLGAAIALVGTSVVVKYALDQPWDVSMLVGALLVATGPTVITPILEVVPVRDRVAIALETEGVVNDVTAAILAVVAFEVVLEPEPTVGFIVSDFARRLGIGVVVGIVVAGVVWYLLRYVDLSPANAPQNARLITLAGALIAFGAANELATESGIAAVATAGILLGNLDVPYEEDIAAFKGDITLLVLSFVFIALAALLEFEDLLALGPEGLVVVVAVAAIIRPAAVLLSSTGDRYTFEERIFMSSVGPRGIIPASVATLFAVQLQNANMPGAANVLVGTVFLVILTTVVFEGGFARQIAEYLNVIPMRVIIIGGGKVGRSLAERLEDRGENVVIIERDQEMVQMARSENFTVHHGDGTDTEVLRSAGADNAKIVVAATGDDDANLLVAQLADSKFDAETIIARANNPDNVDAFEDLGVRTIDASSATAWAIDNVIERPALSNWMTELGRTGDVQEIEVTAEDLVGKTIAELDDELPNGVLIALVGRDGETEVPDENFTLQSGDHITFLGRKESVWEAIERCHPHE; encoded by the coding sequence GTGGCAGCAGAAGGTGGCGCATCCCTCGTCCCCATCGTCGCCGCGATCATCGGCCTCGGCGTGGGAGCCCAGGTGCTGGCCGACCGCTTCCAGGTGCCCAGCGTGCTGTTTCTCATCCTGTCGGGCATCGTCGTCGGTCCCGAGGGGCTCCAGCTCATCACTCCCGAGGCGTTCGGCGGCGCGCTGTCGGCCATCGTCGGCCTCTCGGTGGCCATCATCGTCTTCGAGGGCGCGTTCCACCTCACCGTCGAGAAGCTCCGGGAGGCGCCGTCGGCGACGCTCAAGCTCGTCACCCTCGGCGCAGCCATCGCGCTCGTCGGCACCTCGGTCGTGGTCAAGTACGCGCTCGACCAGCCGTGGGACGTCTCGATGCTCGTCGGCGCGCTGCTGGTCGCCACCGGCCCGACCGTCATCACGCCCATCCTAGAGGTGGTGCCCGTCCGCGACCGGGTGGCAATCGCGCTGGAGACCGAGGGCGTCGTCAACGACGTGACCGCCGCCATCCTGGCGGTGGTCGCCTTCGAGGTCGTGCTGGAGCCGGAGCCGACGGTCGGCTTCATCGTCTCCGACTTCGCGCGCCGGCTCGGAATCGGCGTGGTGGTCGGCATCGTCGTCGCGGGCGTGGTCTGGTACCTGCTCCGCTACGTCGACCTCTCGCCGGCCAACGCTCCGCAGAACGCCCGGCTCATCACGCTGGCCGGCGCGCTCATCGCCTTCGGCGCCGCAAACGAGCTCGCGACCGAGTCGGGCATCGCGGCGGTCGCCACCGCCGGCATCCTGCTCGGGAACCTCGACGTCCCCTACGAGGAGGACATCGCGGCGTTCAAGGGCGACATCACCCTGCTGGTGCTGTCGTTCGTGTTCATCGCGCTGGCGGCCCTGCTCGAGTTCGAGGACCTCCTCGCGCTCGGTCCCGAGGGGCTCGTGGTCGTCGTGGCCGTGGCGGCGATCATCCGACCGGCGGCCGTGCTGCTGTCGTCGACCGGCGACCGCTACACGTTCGAGGAGCGCATCTTCATGAGCTCGGTCGGTCCGCGGGGCATCATCCCCGCGTCGGTCGCCACCCTGTTCGCGGTTCAGTTGCAGAACGCCAACATGCCTGGGGCGGCCAACGTCCTCGTCGGGACCGTCTTCCTCGTCATCCTGACGACGGTCGTGTTCGAGGGCGGGTTCGCCCGACAGATCGCCGAGTACCTGAACGTGATACCCATGCGTGTAATCATCATCGGAGGCGGGAAGGTGGGCCGGTCGCTCGCCGAACGCCTCGAAGACCGCGGCGAGAACGTGGTCATCATCGAGCGAGACCAGGAGATGGTACAGATGGCCCGATCCGAGAACTTCACCGTCCACCACGGCGACGGCACCGACACCGAAGTGCTCCGGAGCGCGGGCGCGGACAACGCCAAGATCGTCGTGGCCGCGACCGGCGACGACGACGCCAACCTGCTGGTCGCCCAGCTGGCCGACTCGAAGTTCGACGCCGAGACCATCATCGCGCGGGCCAACAACCCCGACAACGTCGACGCCTTCGAGGACCTCGGGGTGCGGACCATCGACGCCTCGTCGGCGACCGCGTGGGCCATCGACAACGTCATCGAGCGGCCCGCGCTCTCGAACTGGATGACCGAGCTCGGTCGGACCGGCGACGTCCAGGAGATCGAGGTCACCGCGGAGGACCTCGTCGGCAAGACCATCGCGGAGCTCGACGACGAGCTCCCGAACGGCGTGCTCATCGCGCTGGTCGGCAGGGACGGCGAGACCGAGGTGCCCGACGAGAACTTCACCCTCCAGAGCGGCGACCACATCACCTTCCTCGGCCGCAAGGAGTCGGTCTGGGAGGCCATCGAGCGGTGTCACCCCCACGAGTGA
- a CDS encoding dimethylarginine dimethylaminohydrolase family protein, with product MTGWDLSPSVRSEVGRLERALVHEPGPEFSTVVDPDAWSWDGLPRQETAAEEHRALVEQLEDSGVTVHRLDGAREGLAESLFVRDVGLAVEGGLVVGKMVEETRHGEERRVAERALDLGIPIYHTVHGPGGFEAGNVVWIDEETVAVGRSQTTNAEGIRQVRTVLETYDIDVVEVPIFGSTESTGQTHLALVFGMVAEDLALVYPQAVPPEFLELLHDRGIETVKVPMREQRNRATSTVVVEPGRVLLPSGNPRVRESLAERGIDVVELDLREIRKTGGGLKGLVLPLERS from the coding sequence ATGACCGGATGGGACCTCTCGCCGTCGGTCCGGAGCGAGGTCGGCCGGCTTGAGCGCGCGCTGGTCCACGAGCCCGGCCCGGAGTTCTCGACCGTGGTCGACCCGGACGCGTGGAGCTGGGACGGGCTCCCCCGCCAGGAGACCGCGGCCGAGGAACACCGGGCGCTGGTCGAGCAACTGGAGGACAGCGGCGTGACGGTCCACCGCCTCGACGGCGCGCGCGAGGGGCTGGCCGAGTCGCTGTTCGTCCGGGACGTGGGCCTCGCGGTCGAGGGCGGCCTCGTCGTCGGGAAGATGGTCGAGGAGACGCGCCACGGCGAGGAGCGCCGGGTCGCCGAGCGGGCGCTCGACCTGGGAATTCCGATCTACCACACGGTCCACGGCCCCGGCGGGTTCGAGGCCGGCAACGTGGTGTGGATCGACGAGGAGACCGTCGCCGTCGGCCGGTCCCAGACCACCAACGCCGAGGGCATCCGGCAGGTCCGGACCGTGCTCGAGACCTACGACATCGACGTCGTGGAGGTACCCATCTTCGGGAGCACCGAGAGCACCGGCCAGACCCACCTCGCGCTGGTGTTCGGGATGGTGGCCGAGGACCTCGCACTGGTCTACCCCCAGGCGGTCCCCCCGGAGTTCCTCGAACTCCTGCACGACCGCGGGATCGAGACGGTGAAGGTCCCGATGCGCGAGCAGCGGAACCGCGCGACCAGCACGGTCGTCGTCGAACCCGGTCGGGTGCTGCTCCCCTCCGGCAACCCCCGCGTGCGGGAGTCGCTCGCCGAGCGGGGCATCGACGTGGTCGAACTCGACCTCAGAGAGATCCGGAAGACGGGCGGCGGGCTGAAAGGGCTGGTCCTCCCCCTGGAGCGGAGCTGA
- a CDS encoding Lrp/AsnC family transcriptional regulator, whose translation MSIDEIDAKILKILQADGRTALSEIARRLDMGSATIHERVNTLEEEGYIQDYRAVLDAELLGLDKVAFIRVETRAGRFSEVAERLAEEGAIQEIHELTGEADLLLKVRVGDREDLTDFLSRIGKYEGVVSTTTDVALRSVKEENRLNIPD comes from the coding sequence ATGAGCATCGACGAGATTGACGCGAAGATACTGAAAATTTTACAGGCGGACGGCCGGACCGCCCTGTCGGAGATCGCCCGGCGGCTCGACATGGGGAGCGCCACGATCCACGAGCGGGTCAACACCCTGGAGGAGGAGGGGTACATCCAGGACTACCGGGCGGTGCTCGACGCCGAACTGCTCGGCCTCGACAAGGTGGCGTTCATCCGGGTCGAGACCCGGGCCGGGCGGTTCTCGGAGGTGGCCGAGCGGCTCGCCGAGGAGGGCGCCATCCAGGAGATCCACGAGCTCACCGGCGAGGCCGACCTGCTGTTGAAGGTCCGGGTCGGCGACCGGGAGGACCTGACCGACTTCCTGAGCCGCATCGGCAAGTACGAGGGCGTCGTCTCGACCACGACCGACGTGGCCCTCCGGAGCGTCAAGGAAGAGAACCGGCTGAACATCCCCGACTGA
- a CDS encoding HalOD1 output domain-containing protein codes for MTNANRDANGRPENAIYRSADHPAEGQSVSRTVVEAVATLEDADETELPALAAFVDPDALNSLFGARFDGRRRAVEGRVEFEYAGYRVAVESDGALTVSRTPADE; via the coding sequence ATGACAAACGCGAACCGAGACGCGAACGGACGCCCGGAGAACGCCATCTACCGCAGCGCGGACCACCCCGCCGAAGGACAGTCGGTGAGTCGAACGGTGGTCGAGGCCGTCGCGACCCTCGAAGACGCGGACGAAACCGAGCTACCCGCTCTCGCAGCGTTCGTCGACCCCGACGCCCTGAACAGCCTCTTCGGGGCGCGGTTCGACGGACGCCGGCGGGCGGTCGAGGGACGAGTCGAGTTCGAGTACGCCGGCTACCGGGTCGCCGTCGAGTCCGACGGCGCGCTCACCGTCAGTCGAACCCCGGCCGACGAGTAG
- a CDS encoding aspartate aminotransferase family protein: MSLGDKEQERDHAERLRERTGKSEQFFERAKRTTPLGVESNVRAFDPYPFYVEEADGSYLYDVDGNEYLDFLLALGPIILGHGHPEVREAVKAQVDKCDLTATPQPIAIEFMEKVAEMTPSIEKVRLANSGSEATMHAMRVARSYTGRDKIAKPEGGYAGAHDYALQSVYASEDALGPADAPNTVSYGTGIPEAVSDTVVPFPYNDKEATEEILREQADDVAAVIIEPVMFSCGCLKPRDGYHEFLRDLTEELGIVLIWDEVMTGFRLGPQSAQGRFGVTPDMTTFAKAAGGGYQMAGFGGKAEIMDEIAPPEKKEDEKWHASAFHGGTYNGHPVSAAAGLKTLEILDERDVYEHIEEMGDRLFTGLQEVADDVGIAANVQHIGSMGQVYMTDHDIHSYRDTWHANEEQFADWWLEAAGDGVLFGNPMQGERFFTTYTHTDEEIDRALETAEDAFRAVDHEYE, translated from the coding sequence ATGAGTCTCGGTGACAAAGAGCAAGAGCGGGACCACGCAGAGCGACTCCGCGAGCGGACGGGCAAGAGCGAGCAGTTCTTCGAGCGGGCCAAGCGGACCACGCCCCTCGGCGTCGAGTCGAACGTCCGCGCGTTCGACCCCTACCCCTTCTACGTGGAAGAGGCGGACGGCTCGTACCTGTACGACGTGGACGGCAACGAGTACCTGGACTTCCTGCTGGCACTCGGCCCGATCATCCTCGGGCACGGCCACCCGGAGGTCCGGGAGGCGGTAAAGGCGCAGGTCGACAAGTGCGACCTGACAGCCACGCCACAGCCGATCGCGATCGAGTTCATGGAGAAGGTCGCGGAGATGACCCCCAGCATCGAGAAGGTCCGACTGGCCAACTCCGGGAGCGAGGCGACCATGCACGCGATGCGGGTCGCCCGGTCGTACACCGGCCGGGACAAGATCGCCAAGCCCGAGGGCGGCTACGCCGGCGCGCACGACTACGCCCTCCAGAGCGTCTACGCCAGCGAGGACGCCCTGGGACCGGCCGACGCGCCCAACACGGTCTCGTACGGGACGGGCATCCCCGAGGCGGTCTCGGACACCGTGGTTCCGTTCCCGTACAACGACAAGGAAGCGACCGAGGAGATCCTCCGCGAGCAGGCCGACGACGTCGCGGCGGTCATCATCGAGCCGGTGATGTTCTCCTGCGGCTGTCTCAAGCCCCGGGACGGCTACCACGAGTTCCTCCGTGACCTGACGGAGGAACTGGGCATCGTCCTCATCTGGGACGAGGTGATGACGGGGTTCCGGCTCGGCCCGCAGAGCGCGCAGGGCCGGTTCGGCGTCACGCCCGACATGACCACCTTCGCGAAGGCCGCGGGCGGCGGCTACCAGATGGCCGGCTTCGGCGGGAAGGCCGAGATCATGGACGAGATCGCGCCGCCCGAGAAGAAGGAAGACGAGAAGTGGCACGCCTCGGCCTTCCACGGCGGTACTTACAACGGCCACCCGGTCTCGGCCGCCGCGGGCCTCAAGACCCTGGAGATCCTCGACGAGCGCGACGTGTACGAGCACATCGAGGAGATGGGCGACCGGCTGTTCACGGGCCTCCAGGAGGTCGCCGACGACGTGGGCATCGCCGCGAACGTCCAGCACATCGGGTCGATGGGCCAGGTGTACATGACCGACCACGACATCCACAGCTACCGGGACACCTGGCACGCCAACGAGGAGCAGTTCGCCGACTGGTGGCTCGAGGCCGCCGGCGACGGCGTGCTGTTCGGCAACCCGATGCAGGGCGAGCGGTTCTTCACCACCTACACCCACACCGACGAGGAGATAGACCGGGCGCTGGAGACCGCCGAGGACGCCTTCCGCGCGGTCGACCACGAGTACGAGTGA
- a CDS encoding N-6 DNA methylase — MESDRAAVDRWGRESPTYRAFSETARDLLATDDRFRAARSAWAEFFAASHGDAFAEVDAENPEDRLFVDALYYDFVVDRFVDAVERAVGIAVVNRDPRANTDALSVDFRALHRRVAEAAGIADAKSSVSAEDLRRADTAFLRELYEGVVSRELRLALGEYYTPRGVAELAVDALDVADVRSAAFLDPGCGSGVFLAVCVDRKVAAMREDGATPAEIVETVTETAFGVDLNPVAVKSAKLSYLLALLPVLDDADVDAVELPVFLTDAVGLTREDALRFRDEPFEPTVDYLVGNPPWIPWSRLSEELKAGWREADADLGLLPHDGAASRLGHANDDVSLPFVWRCIDRYLAPGGGASFVLKRDALTGPAGKLLRTLTVGDRPLAVEHVHDFGGLRPFGDQVGADAAVYAFRADADRSFPVDATAWTAGDGDREPDYATADAVRETLTAESTGFVPVDPDDETSAWIRADAERAALGECTHDIRHGVKDDANDVFGVGREQLADLEPDLVYPYLKSRHIVKYGLFGHDLRLVPLRKADEDNEEELRSRYPETYAYLRRHREALADRSSSWLDRGPFYNVFGLGEYTWSEYKVVWCRLGFKPHFAVVSTVDDPDLGEKPVVPGDHCMFVGTDSEREAHFLCALLNSAVYQRSLRHVAPEGKASLSKATVSNLDLPPYRGGDEQRRLADLSMRAHDVVPEHADTSKRAYNAKTIPKLEAVQADIDRIVEGMLADGTPKMDPR, encoded by the coding sequence GTGGAGTCCGACCGCGCCGCCGTCGACCGCTGGGGCCGCGAGAGCCCGACGTACCGGGCGTTCAGCGAGACCGCCCGCGACCTGCTGGCGACCGACGACCGCTTCCGGGCGGCCCGCTCGGCGTGGGCCGAGTTTTTCGCCGCCAGCCACGGCGACGCGTTCGCCGAGGTGGACGCAGAGAACCCCGAGGACCGGCTGTTCGTCGACGCGCTGTACTACGACTTCGTGGTCGACCGCTTCGTCGACGCCGTCGAGCGGGCGGTCGGCATCGCCGTCGTCAACCGGGATCCGCGGGCGAACACCGACGCGCTGTCGGTCGACTTCCGCGCGCTCCACCGCCGCGTCGCCGAGGCTGCGGGAATCGCCGACGCGAAGTCGTCGGTTTCTGCCGAGGACCTCCGACGGGCCGACACCGCCTTTCTCCGGGAGCTGTACGAGGGAGTCGTCTCCCGGGAGCTCCGGCTGGCGCTCGGCGAGTACTACACCCCGAGGGGCGTCGCCGAACTCGCGGTCGACGCCCTCGACGTCGCGGACGTCCGGTCGGCCGCGTTCCTCGACCCCGGGTGCGGGTCGGGCGTCTTCCTCGCGGTCTGCGTCGACCGCAAGGTCGCGGCGATGCGCGAGGACGGCGCGACGCCCGCGGAGATCGTCGAAACGGTCACGGAGACCGCGTTCGGCGTCGACCTCAACCCGGTCGCGGTCAAGAGCGCGAAGCTGAGCTACCTGCTCGCGCTGCTGCCCGTCCTCGACGACGCCGACGTCGACGCGGTCGAGCTCCCCGTGTTCCTGACCGACGCGGTGGGGCTGACCCGCGAGGACGCCCTCCGGTTCCGGGACGAGCCGTTCGAGCCGACCGTCGACTACCTGGTCGGCAACCCGCCGTGGATCCCGTGGAGCCGACTCTCGGAGGAACTGAAGGCGGGCTGGCGCGAGGCCGACGCCGACCTCGGGCTGCTCCCCCACGACGGGGCGGCCTCCCGGCTGGGCCACGCCAACGACGACGTGTCGCTGCCGTTCGTCTGGCGGTGCATCGACCGCTACCTGGCGCCGGGCGGCGGCGCGAGCTTCGTCCTGAAGCGCGACGCGCTGACCGGTCCGGCCGGGAAGCTGCTCCGGACGCTGACCGTCGGCGACCGCCCGCTCGCGGTCGAGCACGTCCACGACTTCGGCGGCCTCCGGCCCTTCGGCGACCAGGTCGGCGCCGACGCCGCGGTGTACGCCTTCCGGGCCGACGCCGACCGCTCGTTCCCGGTCGACGCCACCGCGTGGACCGCCGGCGACGGGGACCGCGAGCCCGACTATGCGACCGCAGATGCGGTTCGAGAAACGCTGACCGCCGAGTCCACCGGCTTCGTCCCGGTCGACCCGGACGACGAGACGTCGGCCTGGATCCGGGCGGACGCCGAACGCGCCGCGCTCGGGGAATGCACCCACGATATCCGTCACGGCGTGAAGGACGACGCCAACGACGTGTTCGGCGTCGGGCGCGAGCAGTTGGCCGACCTCGAACCCGACCTGGTGTACCCGTACCTCAAGTCGCGTCACATCGTCAAGTACGGCCTGTTCGGCCACGACCTCCGGCTCGTCCCGCTCCGGAAGGCCGACGAGGACAACGAGGAGGAGCTACGGAGTCGGTATCCGGAGACCTACGCCTACCTCCGGCGCCACCGCGAGGCGCTGGCCGACCGGTCGTCGTCGTGGCTCGACCGGGGACCGTTCTACAACGTCTTCGGCCTGGGCGAGTACACCTGGAGCGAGTACAAGGTGGTGTGGTGCCGGCTGGGCTTCAAGCCCCACTTCGCGGTCGTCTCGACGGTCGACGACCCGGACCTGGGCGAGAAGCCGGTCGTACCGGGCGACCACTGCATGTTCGTCGGGACCGACAGCGAGCGCGAGGCCCACTTCCTCTGCGCGCTGCTCAACTCGGCGGTCTACCAGCGGTCGCTCCGCCACGTCGCCCCGGAGGGGAAGGCCAGCCTCTCGAAGGCGACCGTCTCGAACCTCGACCTACCGCCGTACCGCGGCGGGGACGAACAGCGGCGGCTGGCCGACCTCTCGATGCGGGCCCACGACGTCGTGCCCGAGCACGCGGACACCTCCAAGCGAGCGTACAACGCCAAGACGATACCCAAACTGGAGGCCGTGCAGGCCGACATCGACCGCATCGTCGAAGGGATGCTGGCGGACGGAACGCCGAAAATGGACCCACGGTGA
- a CDS encoding FAD-dependent oxidoreductase: protein MNEQESRSGESSTEGRRGAKDRPRGSYDVIVVGGGVVGCAVARELAADREVLVVERGQIAGEATALAAGEITMSPSYTDEPGIADHANEFFRAYDGTGEFSFAERHSVELVPPDREGEARRRVERLADRGVAVEFLEPGAVERRHSRFDLSRFAGAVRHEDTGFVDPYTFAVTLKEDAEARGATILTDTEVAGLVTDGTGIAGVETDAGAFEAPQVVVAAGWRTEPFLRDRLELPVRPYRTQCVVLDPDEALDEDFPMGWVPGEHVYFRPERNGDLLVGGWSFAEDDPEGASDREDEAFRDHVADLVPGFLRAFDRARFVNGWAGVDGATPDTRPVVDAPAEAPDGLVVATGFHGRGVMTAPVAATAVRELVGGEPAPFPLSPFALDRFESRSRDFEFFSISAGD, encoded by the coding sequence ATGAACGAACAGGAATCGCGTTCCGGAGAGAGTTCGACCGAGGGCCGACGCGGGGCGAAGGACCGCCCTCGCGGGAGCTACGACGTCATCGTCGTCGGCGGCGGGGTCGTCGGCTGCGCCGTCGCCCGCGAACTCGCGGCCGACCGCGAGGTGCTGGTCGTCGAGCGCGGCCAGATCGCCGGCGAAGCCACCGCGCTCGCGGCCGGCGAGATCACCATGTCGCCGTCGTACACCGACGAGCCCGGCATCGCCGACCACGCCAACGAGTTCTTCCGGGCCTACGACGGCACCGGCGAGTTCTCGTTCGCCGAGCGACACAGCGTCGAACTCGTCCCGCCCGACCGGGAGGGCGAGGCCCGCAGGCGCGTCGAGCGGCTCGCCGACCGGGGCGTCGCCGTCGAGTTCCTCGAACCCGGGGCGGTCGAGCGCCGGCACTCGCGGTTCGACCTGTCGAGGTTCGCCGGGGCGGTCCGCCACGAGGACACCGGGTTCGTCGACCCCTACACCTTCGCGGTCACGCTCAAGGAGGACGCCGAGGCCCGCGGCGCGACGATTCTGACCGACACCGAGGTCGCGGGACTGGTGACCGATGGAACCGGTATCGCGGGCGTCGAGACCGACGCCGGCGCGTTCGAGGCGCCACAAGTGGTCGTCGCCGCGGGGTGGCGGACCGAGCCGTTCCTCCGCGACCGGCTCGAGCTCCCGGTCCGGCCGTACCGGACCCAGTGCGTGGTGCTGGACCCCGACGAGGCGCTCGACGAGGACTTCCCGATGGGCTGGGTGCCCGGCGAGCACGTCTACTTCCGGCCCGAGCGCAACGGCGACCTGCTGGTCGGGGGCTGGTCGTTCGCCGAGGACGACCCCGAGGGCGCGAGCGACCGGGAGGACGAGGCGTTCCGCGACCACGTCGCCGACCTGGTCCCGGGCTTCCTCCGGGCGTTCGACCGCGCCCGGTTCGTCAACGGCTGGGCCGGCGTGGACGGCGCGACCCCGGACACCCGCCCCGTCGTCGACGCGCCCGCCGAGGCCCCCGACGGACTGGTCGTCGCCACGGGGTTCCACGGCCGCGGGGTGATGACCGCGCCCGTCGCGGCGACCGCGGTGCGCGAGCTGGTCGGCGGCGAGCCGGCGCCGTTCCCGCTGTCGCCGTTCGCGCTCGACAGGTTCGAGTCGCGGAGCCGGGACTTCGAGTTCTTCAGCATCAGCGCGGGCGACTGA
- a CDS encoding AMP-dependent synthetase/ligase gives MEWRDAERDYEDEVTGDSTLARMFEDSAARHENRPAQHYKGGVYDRSMAGSAYPAATDGEFRPLSYAEMREVVRSLAAGFRDLGVAADDRVGIFADTRMEWAQADFGLLAAGAVVTTVYRGSSPNQVEYLLGDPDADGVVVESAELLDRVLAVQDGLDLEFAVVMDDLGGEADLADEADFEVLTMGELYERGSEAFDRDEYESWVDAREPEDLATLIYTSGTTGKPKGVKLTHANFRANVNQVRKRFGPRPDKGDLPVIDETSRSVSFLPLAHVFERLAGHFLQFASGASVAYAESPDTIQEDFQAVEPTTGTSVPRVYERMYDAIREQAESSSVGERLFAWATEVGREYFETDDPGLSLRAKRAVADALVFRKVRNGLGGNIDFFISGGGSLSAELCALYHGMGLPILEGYGLTETAPVVAVNPPEEPKVGTIGPPVVDERVKVDSSAVSQDIFEGAEGEIGELLVKGPNVTDGYWEMPEATERAFTEDGWFRTGDIVELRPDGYVAFEERAKELLVLSTGKNVAPGPIEDAFASSDVVEQVMVVGDGHKFVSALVVPNVEGVRDRAGREGVDLPADDEALRRDDRVREWLEAEVDRVNEQFESHERIKQFRVVGEEFTEDNDLLTPTMKKKRRNILDRFADQIDAIYEREYEAA, from the coding sequence ATGGAGTGGCGAGACGCCGAACGGGACTACGAGGACGAGGTCACCGGGGACTCGACGCTGGCCCGGATGTTCGAGGACAGCGCGGCCCGGCACGAGAACCGCCCGGCCCAGCACTACAAGGGCGGCGTCTACGACCGGTCGATGGCGGGCAGCGCGTACCCGGCGGCGACCGACGGGGAGTTCCGCCCGCTCTCGTACGCAGAGATGCGCGAGGTCGTCCGGTCGCTCGCGGCCGGGTTCCGCGACCTGGGCGTCGCGGCCGACGACCGCGTGGGCATCTTCGCCGACACCCGGATGGAGTGGGCCCAGGCAGACTTCGGCCTGCTGGCGGCGGGCGCGGTCGTGACCACGGTGTACCGCGGGTCGTCGCCCAACCAGGTCGAGTACCTGCTGGGCGACCCGGACGCCGACGGCGTGGTCGTCGAGAGCGCCGAACTGCTCGACCGCGTGCTCGCTGTCCAGGACGGTCTCGACCTGGAGTTCGCGGTGGTGATGGACGACCTGGGCGGCGAGGCCGACCTCGCCGACGAGGCCGACTTCGAGGTGCTGACGATGGGCGAACTCTACGAGCGGGGGAGCGAGGCCTTCGACCGCGACGAGTACGAGTCGTGGGTCGACGCCCGCGAGCCGGAGGACCTGGCGACGCTCATCTACACCTCCGGCACGACGGGCAAGCCCAAGGGGGTCAAGCTGACCCACGCCAACTTCCGGGCGAACGTCAACCAGGTCCGCAAGCGGTTCGGGCCCCGGCCCGACAAGGGCGACCTGCCGGTCATCGACGAGACCTCCCGGTCGGTGTCGTTCCTGCCGCTGGCTCACGTCTTCGAGCGGCTCGCGGGCCACTTCCTCCAGTTCGCCAGCGGCGCGAGCGTCGCCTACGCCGAGAGCCCCGACACCATCCAGGAGGACTTCCAGGCGGTCGAGCCCACGACCGGCACCAGCGTCCCCCGGGTGTACGAGCGGATGTACGACGCCATCCGCGAGCAGGCCGAGTCGTCGTCGGTCGGCGAGCGCCTGTTCGCGTGGGCGACCGAGGTCGGCCGGGAGTACTTCGAGACCGACGACCCGGGCCTGTCGCTCCGGGCGAAGCGCGCGGTCGCCGACGCGCTCGTCTTCCGGAAGGTCCGGAACGGCCTCGGGGGCAACATCGACTTCTTCATCTCCGGCGGCGGCAGCCTCTCGGCCGAGCTCTGCGCGCTCTACCACGGGATGGGCCTGCCCATCCTCGAGGGGTACGGCCTGACCGAGACCGCGCCCGTCGTCGCGGTGAACCCGCCCGAGGAGCCGAAGGTCGGCACCATCGGCCCGCCGGTCGTCGACGAGCGGGTCAAGGTCGACAGCTCGGCGGTCTCCCAGGACATCTTCGAGGGCGCCGAGGGCGAGATCGGCGAGCTCCTCGTGAAGGGCCCGAACGTCACCGACGGCTACTGGGAGATGCCCGAGGCGACCGAGCGCGCCTTCACCGAAGACGGTTGGTTCCGGACCGGCGACATCGTGGAGCTCCGGCCCGACGGCTACGTCGCGTTCGAGGAGCGCGCCAAGGAGCTACTGGTGCTCTCGACCGGCAAGAACGTCGCGCCCGGGCCCATCGAGGACGCCTTCGCGTCGAGCGACGTCGTCGAGCAGGTCATGGTGGTCGGCGACGGCCACAAGTTCGTCTCCGCGCTGGTCGTCCCGAACGTCGAGGGGGTCCGCGACCGGGCCGGCCGCGAGGGCGTCGACCTGCCCGCCGACGACGAGGCGCTCCGGCGCGACGACCGAGTTCGGGAGTGGCTGGAGGCGGAGGTCGACCGGGTCAACGAGCAGTTCGAGTCCCACGAGCGGATCAAGCAGTTCCGGGTGGTCGGCGAGGAGTTCACCGAGGACAACGACCTGCTCACCCCCACCATGAAGAAGAAGCGGCGCAACATCCTCGACCGGTTCGCCGACCAGATTGACGCCATCTACGAGCGCGAGTACGAGGCGGCCTGA